Part of the Vitis vinifera cultivar Pinot Noir 40024 chromosome 13, ASM3070453v1 genome is shown below.
ttttaattaataatacaaTGCTTCATCACTTAAAAATCGagataaacacaaaaataattttctaattaatatgagatgataaatataatttttactaaatattgtaattataaacaataataataaacataaaatcaattaattttacaattaatatatttattataatttttattattaaaaatggggaaaatgtaaaaaattaatttttgaaaatttcgcTTGAAGAGATGATTCccccgattttttttttcttgagaagattttttcccttacattttttttttttctcttgagaagattttttcccttaattattattatttttttaaaatccctcTTCAAGATATGAAGCCTATAAactttgttttaaagaaattgtattaagatgatttttgtttatccatttttttttaaatggaaataaatcGTGTCTTCAAAAGACAAGACAAAGACGAATGATTTTTTTTGGCAGGGTAGTTTAGGAATACCCTACTCTTATGGACACTGGACCCTTCAACGGTTCAACCCAAGATGGCAAGATCCGTAGGACTCAAAACCAGAAACTTGGAAAAGGCGCTAGAGTTTGTTGGGAGCTTGACCCACCAGTACCACTACTAGAATCCAGAAAACCAGTCTAGTAATCAACCCCTTTTATTTGGCGGATACCTCTGAGATCTCCGCCGCTTCAAATTCACAACTGGGCTTCGTTCCCCATCCATGGCAGATAAGGGAGGTAACATGGCGATCAGCGAACATCCTAAAGCCCCGAACCCCTTCTTCTCGCTCTTCCAGAATCTGGTGAAGAACCTCCCGCTACCCAAGTTTGAGGCCAAGCAGAGAGTTGCGGATAGAGGACAAGAAGGgcaaggagaaggagaaggagaagtaATATCGAAGAAGGTTGATGTGGTGAGATTCTCGGAGAAACGTCCCATTATTCCTCCCCCGTTGAAGCTTGAGGCCGAAGAGTCCGATAACAGCTCCAGCCCCACGGTGCTCTGGCAGGTCTGTTCTATGCTTTGCGCTCATTGAAACCCTAGATTGGTCTTGAAATTTTATGCTTTATTTTGTCGTGTTGATTGTtgaatgttttatttgtttggttgctCAGAAAACCGTGGAAAAGACTTGACAatactattttcattttgttttttaattttcagaattttgGGAGATTTTGAAACCTCAATTTCATTAGGTGGAATCTGAATTCGGAATTTGACATTTTTTGGGAATACTCGGTGAACTTTAGAGCCTTGTGATTAGTTTGgtttatgaaaattgaaaagctCCACTCTAATGAAAAATCTAAGATTTCTgcatttttgtttcattttttttcccatatctTCTATCTGGGTGATAGGAAGAatgatctattttttttatgtgctGCTTTGGATAACTGTTGTTCTAAATTGTGATTTTGTGTTCAAGTCTTCAATGTTCTTTGTATTGTTTCCTACATGATATCTTCCCATttggtattttaattttttttaattattattattgtattgATAGTTACAATGAAATTAAGGATATTATTGAAGTTCCCATTTGATAATGagcatgattttttattttctttttctggttCACGGGTTCCCCTGCTCAGTCACTTCAATTTATCATCAGCAATACGAATTTCCCTTTGATATTGTTGTTTCTTTGAAAGCTTATCAGCCAGTTGAAAGTCAATATTGGCTTATCCCATAGAGTCCTCTTTCTCTATTTCAGTGTTCCAAAAGTTGTATCTTTGGTTAAACATGATATTTAATTCCATCTTTTTAATGCAATGCCCAACAACTTCATTGGTCCTTTGGTCTTATTTCAAGCACCTTGATACTATCATTTTTGTGACCCTTTCTTCTATGCACCTCTTCACTCTTTCTATTAAAGCATGAAACTTGAAGTTCTCACCCAGTTGTGATTCTGTCCTCTGTAGAActtaccttttattttttgtatcaaCTTGCATTTTTCTCTTCAGTATTGACTTTGGTCTTGTTTGGACTTGACCATACGATCTCAATTTCTTGGTTGTCATGgcttataaaatttgaatgcTATCTTTTCTGGAAATTCATCTCTCTTCCACTAATGGACTTATATTTGTTATCTTATCAATATTCTCTTTTGTGATGACAAACATTTTGATTCATCAATTGGCTTTATTATTGCTAAATAAAATGTACCTTCAGTTGGTTGAAATGCACGTGTCATATGACACCATAGAACCAATACTTGCAATTTTCATATAGCAGACTAATGTCTGTGTTTCCTTCCTATATAATACTTGGAGTTTCTACTGGTAGTGGTGTCTTGTACTGGTGCAAAATATGTGAAGGTTTTGATAAATGAAGTGAGGCCAATGTTAGAGGAGGATTATTTTCATAGGATGGGAAGACCACTTCAAATGGGAGCGTTTTATAAAATCTGCTTCTTTCCTTCATCACATAGAATTTTTTAAGAGGttataaaaacttataaaatgaTCATTGTTGAAAGAATTGGTTGAGAATTGTAAGTATTTCATTATGAAATGGAAGGTAGGTACATGTGGTATATTGATGGAGGTTTTGAATGGAATTTGGATTGTGGGGTGGATAGCTATGTAAACATTTTGGTTGGAATCTGGATTAAGTGAAGGAAAATTGTGTaagttatttgaaattattcaaataaagttaaccctgaggggtagctcagttggttcGGTCAtgggtttgctccccaatggtcaGCAATTCGAGTCCCCTCATGGCCACTGAAGGTTTACCAAGTCGTTAACTTTAGGGccccgtgggattagtcgaggtgcgcTTAAGCTGACTCGGACATCcacggttataaaaaaaaaataataataattattcaaataaagCTGACTTGAGTAGTGCCATATCAATCTAGAAAGGCATGATCTAAAATGAACAACCATGAAATACTTTTGATCAGGGGGAGAGGATGTAAATTCCTTGAATACCTCATTTGGTGCAACTAAATGCATGGAAATGTTTTCTTAAGATGGAACTCATGAATACAAGTTTGAAAGATGTTAAtactttggagaaaaaaaaaaaaaaattttaacttgAAAAAGGTGATTTTAGAAGGAGAATTGACCTAGGTGGATTTGACTAGGCTACATCTCTTTTTGGTTGACTAGCATATGGATTATAGAGGTGATATCTTTGAGCTTAAGTGGGGATCCTTGTTTGTTGGAAGCAGTCACTTTTAGCTCCATGCCACCACCTAAATATCACCAAGAAGTTGAATATCCATATGGAtgctatctttttttctttgataggtaaatttttgtccataTGAATGCTATCTTGACATAAGGACACGGTGAACCAATTGATAATCATTGTGAATTTGTTAGGAATATCTGGAGTTTATTGATCGTTCTTTTATGGGATAAACTGGATATTGtggcattctattattttttgctGTGGAAGTCTTTTTTGTTTGATAGTCCTGATAAAGGTTTGTTGAATTCACGAAGGAGATGATGATAAGTGATGCAATTATATTGTTGAAAAAGATCGAGAAATACAAATTGTTAATAGTTCAAAATGCTATGATGGAGGCATAGTCCTATGCTCTGGAGAAATGATTACTGCTGGGAAAGttcgatttttttatttttttattttatttttatttattttaattttgtttttatttttttctttctattctctttgtttgttctttttacCAGATAAAGTCTGATCTTACCCTGCCAATCTTCTCATGTCTTTACTCTGAATATTCAAC
Proteins encoded:
- the LOC100247238 gene encoding uncharacterized protein LOC100247238, with amino-acid sequence MADKGGNMAISEHPKAPNPFFSLFQNLVKNLPLPKFEAKQRVADRGQEGQGEGEGEVISKKVDVVRFSEKRPIIPPPLKLEAEESDNSSSPTVLWQVYALGGFIILKWAWARWNERRNKKGASDEEPSVGED